The Clarias gariepinus isolate MV-2021 ecotype Netherlands chromosome 7, CGAR_prim_01v2, whole genome shotgun sequence genome includes a window with the following:
- the LOC128528161 gene encoding extracellular calcium-sensing receptor-like → MIFAIEEINNRTDILPDVKLGYKIYDSCGSIEITTRASLSLLNGSEKNASAKSCSKLDTVQAIIGETSSSPSIAMSATVGPLQIPVVFSELKNLHFTTTAGEDVYFDENGDPAARYELLNWQQGTDGTIVLVKVGFYDGSLQTHLQLSINNISIAWAHNSSQVPVSMCSPSCPLGTRKAVQKGRPICCFDCIPCAEGEFSNIIDSITCIKCPTELWSNDRKDACVLKLVEILSFEELMGIILASVSLLGVSFTICIAAIFFKHKETPIVKANNSELSFLLLFSLTLCFLCSLTFIGKPSAWSCMLRHTAFGTTFVLCISCVLGKTVVVLMAFRATLPGSNVMKWFGPLQQRLSVLVFTLVQVIICALWLIISPPFPYNNMNYYKEKIILECNVGSAVGFWAVLGYIGLLAVLCFILAFLARKLPDNFNEAKFITFSMLIFCAVWITFIPAYVSSPGKFTVAVEIFAILTSSFGLLFCIFVPKCYIILLTPEKNTKKQIMVNSLVK, encoded by the exons ATGATATTTGCCATTGAGGAAATCAACAACAGAACTGATATTCTTCCTGATGTTAAACTGGGTTATAAAATCTATGATTCCTGTGGATCGATAGAAATAACTACAAGAGCCTCCTTGTCCTTACTTAATGGCAGTGAAAAAAATGCATCTGCAAAATCTTGCTCTAAGCTTGATACAGTTCAAGCAATCATAGGTGAAACATCATCCAGTCCATCTATTGCCATGTCTGCTACTGTAGGACCTTTGCAAATACCAGTg GTTTTTAGTGAGCTGAAGAACCTCCATTTCACAACTACAGCAGGAGAGGATGTATACTTTGATGAGAATGGAGACCCAGCAGCAAGGTATGAACTGCTGAATTGGCAACAGGGGACAGATGGTACAATAGTACTTGTTAAAGTGGGCTTCTATGATGGATCTTTGCAAACACACCTTCAGCTTTCAATTAACAACATCAGTATAGCCTGGGCCCACAACAGTTCACAG GTCCCAGTCTCAATGTGTAGTCCAAGTTGTCCGCTGGGCACAAGGAAGGCTGTTCAGAAAGGGAGGCCAATCTGTTGTTTTGACTGTATACCATGTGCAGAGGGAGAATTCAGCAATATAATAG ACTCTATAACTTGTATCAAGTGCCCAACTGAACTGTGGTCTAATGATAGGAAAGATGCCTGTGTCTTAAAGCTGGTGGAAATCCTGTCATTTGAGGAATTAATGGGGATCATTCTTGCATCAGTTTCTTTATTAGGAGTATCATTTACTATCTGTATTGCTGCaatcttttttaaacataaggAGACACCAATTGTTAAAGCAAATAATTCGGAATTGAGTTTCTTGCTGCTGTTCTCTCTGACTTTGTGTTTCCTCTGTTCACTTACATTTATTGGTAAGCCTTCTGCATGGTCATGTATGCTGCGCCACACAGCATTTGGGACCACATTTGTCCTCTGCATTTCCTGTGTTTTGGGGAAAACAGTAGTGGTGTTAATGGCCTTCAGAGCTACACTTCCAGGCAGTAATGTCATGAAATGGTTTGGTCCTCTACAGCAGAGACTCAGTGTACTTGTTTTCACACTTGTACAGGTCATTATTTGTGCACTTTGGTTAATAATATCCCCTCCTTTTCcatataataatatgaattacTACAAGGAAAAAATCATATTAGAATGTAATGTAGGCTCTGCTGTAGGTTTTTGGGCTGTGCTTGGTTATATAGGACTCCtggctgttttgtgttttattttggcttTTCTGGCCCGGAAGCTGCCTGataattttaatgaagccaAATTCATCACGTTCAGCATGCTCATATTCTGTGCAGTTTGGATCACCTTTATTCCTGCTTATGTCAGCTCTCCTGGAAAATTCACTGTAGCTGTAGAGATATTTGCTATTTTAACATCAAGCTTTGGTTtacttttttgcatatttgttccAAAGTGTTATATCATTCTACTGACACctgaaaaaaacactaaaaagcaAATTATGGTTAACTCACTTGTAAAATGA
- the LOC128528310 gene encoding extracellular calcium-sensing receptor-like: MLFAIEEINNRTDILPDIKLGYKIYDSCGAVDITTRASLNLVNDHGPNISPMSCFKPDSVQAIIGETSSSASIAIAATVGPLKIPVVSHLATCACLSDRKKFPSFFRTVPSDYYQSRALAKLVKHFGWTWVGALCSDSEYGNNGINQFIIAAKEEGICIEYSKSFFWRDPREKLLKIVETVKTSTSKVIVAFVSYSDLGVLLKEMALQNLTGFQWIGSESWISAINPANAQWQHLLIGSMGFAMPKGQIKGLGEFLTNVNPASDASIYKELWETIFKCKLATQENIDPNTMCKNNESLSQVQNLYTDVSELRVANNVYKAVYALAHALHSRYSCSNRDSGHIGYTACANITDDKPGQVVNEMTKLHFTTTAGEDVFFDKNGDPAARYELLNWQQDKYGKIFLVKVGFYDGSLQPPFQLSFNNISIAWANNKPQVPVSMCSPSCPLGTRKAVQKGRPICCFDCIPCAEGEISNFTDSITCIKCPPELWSNARKHACVLKLVEFLSFEEIMGIILASFSLLGASFTICIAVIFFKHKETPVVRANNSELSFLLLFSLTLCFLCSLAFIGQPSAWSCMLRHTVFGTTFVLCISCILGKTVVVLMAFRATLPGSNVMKWFGPLQQRLSVLIFTLVQVIICVVWLTISPPFPYKNIKYYKEKIILECDVGSAIGFWAVLGYIGLLAVLCFILAFLARKLPDNFNEAKFITFSILIFCAVWITFIPAYVSSPGKFTVAVEIFAILTSSFGLLFCIFLPKCYIIILKPEKNTKKLIMGKGTAK, translated from the exons ATGTTATTCGCTATTGAGGAAATAAACAACAGAACTGATATTCTTCCTGATATTAAACTTGGATATAAAATCTATGATTCCTGCGGAGCAGTAGATATAACTACAAGAGCCTCCTTGAACTTAGTTAATGACCATGGACCAAATATATCTCCAATGTCTTGCTTTAAACCTGATTCAGTGCAAGCAATCATAGGTGAAACATCTTCTAGTGCCTCTATTGCCATTGCTGCTACTGTGGGACCTTTAAAAATACCAGTG GTTAGTCACTTAGCAACATGTGCATGCTTAAGTGACAGGAAGAAATTTCCATCTTTCTTCAGAACTGTTCCCAGTGATTACTACCAGAGCAGAGCTTTGGCTAAGTTGGTTAAGCATTTTGGCTGGACATGGGTAGGGGCCCTATGTAGTGATAGTGAATATGGAAACAATGGCATAAATCAATTTATTATTGCAGCTAAAGAAGAGGGAATCTGTATTGAGTATTCCAAATCATTTTTTTGGAGAGACCCCAGAGAAAAACTTCTGAAAATAGTTGAAACTGTCAAAACTTCAACCTCCAAAGTTATTGTAGCATTTGTCTCATACTCTGACCTTGGTGTTCTTCTAAAGGAAATGGCCTTACAGAACTTGACTGGGTTTCAGTGGATTGGAAGCGAGTCCTGGATCTCTGCTATAAATCCAGCTAATGCTCAATGGCAGCATCTTCTAATAGGATCTATGGGTTTCGCTATGCCAAAAGGCCAAATCAAAGGTCTTGGGGAATTTTTGACAAACGTTAATCCAGCTTCTGATGCATCTATTTACAAAGAGTTGTGGGAgacaatatttaaatgtaagctTGCTACACAAGAAAATATTGATCCAAATACAATGTGCAAAAACAATGAAAGTCTCAGTCAAGTTCAAAACCTTTATACAGATGTTTCAGAATTAAGAGTTGCTAATAATGTTTACAAAGCTGTTTATGCCTTGGCTCATGCTCTGCATAGCAGATATAGCTGTTCAAATAGGGATAGTGGACACATTGGTTATACCGCATGTGCAAACATAACAGATGACAAACCAGGGCAG GTTGTCAATGAGATGACAAAACTCCATTTTACAACTACAGCAGGAGAGGATGTATTCTTTGATAAAAATGGAGACCCAGCAGCAAGGTATGAACTGCTGAATTGGCAACAAGATAAATATGGTAAAATATTCCTTGTTAAAGTGGGCTTCTATGATGGCTCTTTGCAACCACCATTTCAGCTTTCATTTAACAACATCAGTATAGCCTGGGCAAACAACAAACCACAG gtGCCAGTCTCAATGTGTAGTCCAAGTTGTCCCCTGGGCACAAGGAAGGCTGTGCAGAAAGGAAGGCCTATCTGCTGTTTTGACTGTATACCATGTGCAGAGGGGGAAATAAGTAATTTCACAG attCTATAACTTGTATAAAGTGCCCACCTGAACTGTGGTCTAATGCCAGGAAACATGCCTGTGTCTTAAAGCTGGTGGAATTCCTGTCATTTGAGGAAATAATGGGAATCATTCTTGCATCATTTTCTTTGTTAGGAGCATCATTCACCATCTGCATTGCTGtaatcttttttaaacacaagGAGACCCCGGTTGTTAGAGCAAATAATTCAGAACTAAgcttcttgctgctgttttctcTGACTCTTTGTTTTCTCTGTTCTCTTGCATTTATTGGTCAGCCTTCTGCATGGTCATGTATGCTGCGCCATACAGTGTTTGGGACCACATTTGTCCTTTGCATCTCCTGTATTTTGGGAAAAACAGTAGTGGTGTTAATGGCCTTCAGGGCTACACTTCCAGGCAGTAATGTCATGAAATGGTTTGGTCCTCTACAGCAGAGACTAAGTGTACTCATCTTCACTCTTGTTCAGGTCATTATTTGTGTGGTGTGGCTAACAATATCCCCTCCATTTCCctacaaaaatattaagtacTACAAGGAGAAGATTATATTAGAATGTGATGTAGGTTCAGCTATAGGTTTTTGGGCTGTGCTGGGTTATATAGGATTGCtggctgttttgtgttttattttggcttTTCTGGCCCGCAAGCTGCCTGATAATTTCAATGAAGCCAAATTTATCACATTTAGCATTCTTATATTTTGTGCAGTTTGGATCACCTTTATCCCTGCTTATGTCAGCTCTCCTGGAAAATTCACTGTAGCTGTAGAGATATTTGCCATTTTAACATCCAGCTTTGGTTTActtttttgcatatttcttCCCAAGTGTTATATCATCATATTGAAGCCTGAGAAGAACACTAAGAAGCTAATTATGGGTAAAGGAACTGCTAAATGA